The following coding sequences are from one Arthrobacter sp. 24S4-2 window:
- the pyrE gene encoding orotate phosphoribosyltransferase, producing MTAPLDAAAARARLLELIKELAVVRGKVILSSGAEADYYIDLRRITLHHEASKLVGQVMLSLIDDAGIDFECAGGLTMGADPVGTAVMHAAGDAGRTVDAFVVRKAQKSYGMGRQVEGPSVEGRKVLVLEDTSTTGGSALTAVEGVRKAGGNVVAVAVIVDRDTGAKEKIEGETGVPYLFAFGKDELGLS from the coding sequence ATGACTGCTCCGCTTGATGCTGCCGCCGCCCGTGCCCGCCTGCTTGAACTCATCAAAGAACTCGCCGTGGTCCGCGGCAAGGTGATCCTGTCCAGCGGAGCCGAGGCCGACTACTACATCGACCTCCGCCGCATCACGTTGCACCACGAGGCGTCCAAGCTGGTGGGGCAGGTCATGCTCTCGCTGATCGACGACGCCGGCATCGACTTTGAATGCGCCGGCGGCCTGACCATGGGAGCCGATCCCGTGGGCACCGCCGTGATGCACGCCGCCGGGGACGCCGGCCGCACCGTCGACGCATTCGTTGTCCGTAAGGCGCAGAAGTCCTACGGCATGGGCCGCCAGGTGGAAGGGCCCTCGGTGGAGGGCCGCAAGGTCCTGGTACTCGAGGACACGTCCACCACCGGCGGGTCCGCGCTGACCGCCGTCGAGGGCGTCCGCAAGGCCGGCGGCAATGTGGTGGCCGTCGCCGTGATCGTGGACCGCGACACCGGCGCCAAGGAAAAGATCGAAGGCGAGACCGGTGTTCCCTACCTGTTCGCCTTCGGCAAGGATGAGCTCGGCCTGAGCTAG
- a CDS encoding GAF and ANTAR domain-containing protein, with amino-acid sequence MPPSNPSPTTVDQIQNLILESADFEDFLNELARFSAHQVAGDGDDALCGITLLRDRKAATIGWSSESAREVDEIQYSLSQGPCLTAAEEEREVHVPDLFEEDRWGPDYANAVASHGLRSVLSLPFHLQGDAQAALNLYSDVPHKFDEKAAARARGYTREISQALRLAVRFSLHTDSAANLRATLESRTTIDIAVGIVMAQNRCSQVSAVRILTDASSNSNVKLRDVAKSLVASVGGAETRTHFEEPGQGQGRGQGQSQAG; translated from the coding sequence ATGCCCCCGTCCAACCCAAGCCCCACCACCGTCGACCAGATCCAGAACCTCATCTTGGAGAGCGCTGATTTTGAGGACTTCCTCAACGAACTGGCGCGCTTTTCCGCGCACCAGGTGGCGGGCGACGGCGACGACGCGCTGTGCGGCATCACCTTGCTGCGCGACCGCAAGGCGGCGACCATCGGCTGGAGCAGTGAGTCGGCGCGCGAGGTGGACGAGATCCAGTATTCGCTGTCCCAGGGGCCGTGCCTGACGGCGGCGGAGGAAGAACGGGAGGTCCACGTTCCGGATCTCTTCGAAGAGGACCGCTGGGGCCCTGACTACGCCAACGCCGTCGCGTCGCACGGGCTGCGGTCGGTCCTGTCGCTGCCGTTCCACCTTCAAGGGGACGCCCAGGCCGCGCTGAACCTCTATTCGGACGTCCCGCACAAATTCGACGAGAAGGCGGCCGCCCGTGCAAGGGGCTATACCCGCGAGATTTCGCAGGCGCTCCGCCTGGCCGTCAGGTTTTCGCTGCATACTGACAGTGCCGCCAACCTGCGCGCCACGCTGGAATCCCGGACCACCATCGACATCGCGGTGGGGATCGTCATGGCACAGAACCGCTGCAGCCAGGTGTCGGCAGTCCGGATCCTCACGGATGCGTCCAGCAACAGCAACGTCAAGCTGCGCGACGTCGCAAAATCACTGGTGGCTTCGGTAGGCGGCGCGGAGACCCGTACGCACTTCGAGGAACCAGGGCAGGGACAGGGCCGCGGTCAGGGCCAAAGCCAGGCCGGCTAA